A region from the Drosophila ananassae strain 14024-0371.13 chromosome 2L, ASM1763931v2, whole genome shotgun sequence genome encodes:
- the LOC6500043 gene encoding uncharacterized protein LOC6500043 isoform X3 codes for MNYNYNNKNNWSSRHNNNERIEQDTQQQMQAAVRTTGTSFSSSSSASARASFSHTSTTKTRAGTTSLIYLPPFCYPCKHVPAASTTRSKSRSRSKSRSQEESCRGVKGSSCCCRPGWEHKNYDKHASAATLTPATSAAVANSGPATATATMSSCSTTIAAALASRAGEFLQPGIQLPVAAAGHACTDLRQTSQLVMPSVAEAGGVLECGKRCWRRERMRRGERPSHASAASLAQVNPISTFAATMEVAATEVAPPETTPTTGARTTAHNSLTTTTTDTNRNLTTTARGTTGAVLPQDEKKEYDECRCFNYNGDISPERLSGITWLMFLWQHLLLLLLPGNGKGNGNGNNSHFARKTARSYSTGSNGNANGSRSSMTSTKSWLGPLLMLLLATSVSGWGRQDAPTNCTFPARWEGSWFLSGYQQSIHIKGSQFSYRGRCAASDGNKYLIVDEKGCHRCLVIYEKHKNVLQYKESPPDFCKGRETLQNLCDQIPGDALLYSLFRESAEPVKCPLKGPFIFTYNRGHGECKSPVSNIESCTEESRLLLSFQACPDVQGTESTVEELTCLATWKDGNSRYLVGLVSHHHAISNEERYRCFVYEKISSLMGGPSMLSSKDAEYKLAQSGDATCNGLDSAEVGSRIMSLRKPPVAERCDFPAWFKGPRHWHALMGNAVYNYHSNDGSVHIIKPNGYMETRALCEQINKQTSTEMMAVVHYTTGCQSGFMCMMFYRRDTFVIEIQTGKPAIRLEDACAPDHFDINKMAYITLLASNPDLAICPMEGIYTLRGAIGPPYLATRHKRNHNGKSHLGHGHHHHESADSGGFGHRGHSSLSFRNLERTERGSWHGNTRGLQVRNRRNAPKDPQVLEHHHQHQQQQQALVLQKVNSSDTSVGFVATRNRRDVPACVPNYNAQRQLWVGCTAENLIDVSPLCSVEGEEEYSCHGSWSENSTFYIIARHKGSKHGVCLTYKPTEGTAAKLVVGDACYRGTQKPPDHHLVANLSVLGKCGETGFSSGSTHLANWLLLMAMGAWIILHS; via the exons ATGaactacaactacaacaacaaaaacaactggAGCTCCAGGCACAACAACAACGAAAGAATAGAACAG GACACGCAGCAACAAATGCAGGCAGCCGTCAGGACAACGGGCAccagcttcagctccagctccagcgcCAGCGCCAGGGCCAGCTTCAGCCACACGTCCACAACCAAGACGAGGGCAGGAACAACGTCGTTAATCTATTTACCGCCTTTCTGCTATCCTTGTAAGCATGTGCCTGCGGCCAGCACTACAAGGAGCAAGAGCAGAAGCCGGAGCAAAAGCAGAAGTCAGGAGGAGAGCTGTAGAGGAGTAAAAGGaagcagctgttgttgtcggCCTGGCTGGGAACACAAAAATTATGATAAACATGCTTCAGCGGCGACGTTGACACCAGCAACATCAGCTGCAGTCGCCAATTCAGGTCCTgcaacggcaacagcaacaatgtCCTCCTGCTCCACTACCATTGCCGCAGCATTGGCCTCTAGGGCTGGTGAATTCCTGCAGCCGGGAATTCAGTTACCCGTGGCCGCAGCGGGGCATGCCTGCACCGATCTCCGGCAGACGTCGCAATTAGTTATGCCCAGTGTTGCAGAAGCGGGTGGCGTCTTGGAATGCGGCAAGCGATGCTGGCGACGTGAGCGAATGCGGCGAGGCGAACGACCAAGTCATGCGTCTGCGGCTTCGCTGGCCCAGGTAAATCCAATCAGCACTTTCGCAGCAACAATGGAGGTGGCAGCAACAGAGGTGGCACCACCAgaaacaacaccaacaacaggAGCAAGAACAACCGCGCACAATTCGCTAACAACGACAACTACAGATACAAATAGAAACCTAACTACAACGGCAAGAGGCACCACTGGCGCAGTCCTGCCGCAAGATGAGAAGAAGGAGTATGATGAATGTAGGTGCTTTAACTATAACGGTGATATTAGTCCGGAGCGACTTTCCGGCATTAcgtggctgatgttcttgtgGCAgcatctgctgctgctgcttctgccgGGCAACGGCAAGGGCAACGGCAACGGAAACAACTCCCACTTCGCAAGGAAAACAGCAAGGAGCTACAGCACTGGCAGCAATGGCAATGCCAATGGAAGCAGGAGCAGCATGACGTCGACAAAAAGTTGGCTGGGACCGTTGCTAATGCTCCTGCTGGCCACGTCCGTCAGCGGCTGGGGTCGGCAAGATG CGCCCACAAATTGCACGTTTCCGGCCCGATGGGAGGGCTCCTGGTTCCTGTCCGGCTATCAGCAATCCATACACATCAAAGGCTCCCAGTTCAGCTATCGAGGCAGGTGTGCTGCCTCCGATGGTAACAAATATCTGATTGTCGACGA GAAAGGATGTCATCGTTGCCTGGTTATCTATGAGAAGCATAAAAATGTGCTCCAATATAAAGAAA gtCCCCCAGACTTTTGCAAGGGCCGTGAGACTTTACAGAATCTCTGCGACCAAATTCCGGGCGATGCCCTGCTCTACTCGCTTTTCCGGGAGAGCGCCGAGCCGGTCAAGTGTCCGCTCAAGG GCCCCTTCATCTTTACGTACAATCGAGGCCACGGGGAGTGCAAGTCGCCGGTGTCCAACATTGAGAGCTGCACCGAGGAGAGTCGCCTCCTGTTGAGCTTCCAGGCCTGTCCCGATGTCCAGGGCACCGAGAGTACGG TGGAGGAGCTGACGTGCCTGGCGACCTGGAAGGATGGCAACTCACGCTATTTGGTGGGCCTCGTCTCGCACCATCACGCCATTTCGAACGAGGAACGCTACCGCTGTTTTGTCTACGAGAAAATCTCCTCCCTGATGG GCGGCCCCAGTATGCTCAGCTCCAAGGATGCCGAATATAAGCTGGCCCAATCCGGCGACGCCACTTGCAATGGCTTAGACAGTGCCGAG GTCGGCTCCCGTATTATGTCGCTGCGAAAACCGCCTGTGGCCGAGCGCTGCGACTTTCCGGCCTGGTTCAAGGGTCCGCGTCACTGGCATGCCCTCATGGGCAATGCCGTCTACAATTATCATTCCAA CGACGGATCCGTGCACATTATTAAGCCCAACGGCTATATGGAGACACGTGCGCTCTGCGAGCAGATAAATAAACAGACCTCAACCGAAATGATGGCCGTGGTGCACTACACAACCGGGTG CCAATCGGGATTCATGTGCATGATGTTCTACCGCCGGGACACGTTCGTCATCGAGATTCAGACGGGCAAGCCGGCAATTCGCCTGGAGGATGCCTGTGCACCGGATCACTTTGACATCAACAAAATGGCCTACATCACCTTGTTAG CCAGCAATCCGGATTTGGCAATTTGTCCCATGGAGGGCATCTACACTTTGCGAGGCGCCATCGGGCCGCCGTATCTGGCGACGCGCCACAAGCGCAATCACAATGGGAAATCGCATCTGGGCCACGGACACCATCATCATGAGAGCGCCGACTCCGGCGGTTTCGGTCACAGGGG GCACAGTTCGCTGAGTTTTCGGAATTTGGAGCGCACTGAGCGCGGTTCATGGCATGGCAATACCCGAGGTCTTCAGGTCCGCAATCGCCGCAACGCACCCAAGGATCCGCAGGTGTTGGAGCATCATCATcagcaccaacagcagcagcaggctttGGTCCTTCAGAAGGTCAACAGCAGCGACACTAGTGTGGGATTTGTGGCCACCCGAAATCGGCGGGATGTGCCCGCCTGTGTGCCCAATTACAATGCCCAGCGACAGCTTTGGGTGGGCTGCACGGCGGAAAATCTGATCGATGTCAGTCCACTGTGCAGCGTAGAGGGCGAAGAGG AGTACTCCTGTCATGGGTCTTGGAGCGAAAACAGCACCTTCTACATCATCGCCCGGCACAAGGGCAGCAAGCACGGCGTCTGCCTGACCTACAAACCCACGGAGGGCACTGCAGCCAAGCTGGTTGTGGGGGATGCCTGCTACCGTGGAACCCAAAAGCCACCAGATCATCACCTCGTAGCCAACCTGTCTGTTTTGG GTAAATGCGGCGAAACTGGCTTCAGTTCCGGATCAACTCATCTGGCCAACTGGTTGCTTTTGATGGCGATGGGTGCGTGGATAATCCTACACAGCTGA
- the LOC6500043 gene encoding uncharacterized protein LOC6500043 isoform X2, with translation MNYNYNNKNNWSSRHNNNERIEQDTQQQMQAAVRTTGTSFSSSSSASARASFSHTSTTKTRAGTTSLIYLPPFCYPCKHVPAASTTRSKSRSRSKSRSQEESCRGVKGSSCCCRPGWEHKNYDKHASAATLTPATSAAVANSGPATATATMSSCSTTIAAALASRAGEFLQPGIQLPVAAAGHACTDLRQTSQLVMPSVAEAGGVLECGKRCWRRERMRRGERPSHASAASLAQVNPISTFAATMEVAATEVAPPETTPTTGARTTAHNSLTTTTTDTNRNLTTTARGTTGAVLPQDEKKEYDECRCFNYNGDISPERLSGITWLMFLWQHLLLLLLPGNGKGNGNGNNSHFARKTARSYSTGSNGNANGSRSSMTSTKSWLGPLLMLLLATSVSGWGRQDAPTNCTFPARWEGSWFLSGYQQSIHIKGSQFSYRGRCAASDGNKYLIVDEKGCHRCLVIYEKHKNVLQYKESECEGDSMYMHQSNPSALAMRSSNKQSDHRGGAHPNTNGHSRLSSSDQYIMRSNDDMNDYFCKGRETLQNLCDQIPGDALLYSLFRESAEPVKCPLKGPFIFTYNRGHGECKSPVSNIESCTEESRLLLSFQACPDVQGTESTVEELTCLATWKDGNSRYLVGLVSHHHAISNEERYRCFVYEKISSLMGGPSMLSSKDAEYKLAQSGDATCNGLDSAEVGSRIMSLRKPPVAERCDFPAWFKGPRHWHALMGNAVYNYHSNDGSVHIIKPNGYMETRALCEQINKQTSTEMMAVVHYTTGCQSGFMCMMFYRRDTFVIEIQTGKPAIRLEDACAPDHFDINKMAYITLLASNPDLAICPMEGIYTLRGAIGPPYLATRHKRNHNGKSHLGHGHHHHESADSGGFGHRGHSSLSFRNLERTERGSWHGNTRGLQVRNRRNAPKDPQVLEHHHQHQQQQQALVLQKVNSSDTSVGFVATRNRRDVPACVPNYNAQRQLWVGCTAENLIDVSPLCSVEGEEEYSCHGSWSENSTFYIIARHKGSKHGVCLTYKPTEGTAAKLVVGDACYRGTQKPPDHHLVANLSVLGKCGETGFSSGSTHLANWLLLMAMGAWIILHS, from the exons ATGaactacaactacaacaacaaaaacaactggAGCTCCAGGCACAACAACAACGAAAGAATAGAACAG GACACGCAGCAACAAATGCAGGCAGCCGTCAGGACAACGGGCAccagcttcagctccagctccagcgcCAGCGCCAGGGCCAGCTTCAGCCACACGTCCACAACCAAGACGAGGGCAGGAACAACGTCGTTAATCTATTTACCGCCTTTCTGCTATCCTTGTAAGCATGTGCCTGCGGCCAGCACTACAAGGAGCAAGAGCAGAAGCCGGAGCAAAAGCAGAAGTCAGGAGGAGAGCTGTAGAGGAGTAAAAGGaagcagctgttgttgtcggCCTGGCTGGGAACACAAAAATTATGATAAACATGCTTCAGCGGCGACGTTGACACCAGCAACATCAGCTGCAGTCGCCAATTCAGGTCCTgcaacggcaacagcaacaatgtCCTCCTGCTCCACTACCATTGCCGCAGCATTGGCCTCTAGGGCTGGTGAATTCCTGCAGCCGGGAATTCAGTTACCCGTGGCCGCAGCGGGGCATGCCTGCACCGATCTCCGGCAGACGTCGCAATTAGTTATGCCCAGTGTTGCAGAAGCGGGTGGCGTCTTGGAATGCGGCAAGCGATGCTGGCGACGTGAGCGAATGCGGCGAGGCGAACGACCAAGTCATGCGTCTGCGGCTTCGCTGGCCCAGGTAAATCCAATCAGCACTTTCGCAGCAACAATGGAGGTGGCAGCAACAGAGGTGGCACCACCAgaaacaacaccaacaacaggAGCAAGAACAACCGCGCACAATTCGCTAACAACGACAACTACAGATACAAATAGAAACCTAACTACAACGGCAAGAGGCACCACTGGCGCAGTCCTGCCGCAAGATGAGAAGAAGGAGTATGATGAATGTAGGTGCTTTAACTATAACGGTGATATTAGTCCGGAGCGACTTTCCGGCATTAcgtggctgatgttcttgtgGCAgcatctgctgctgctgcttctgccgGGCAACGGCAAGGGCAACGGCAACGGAAACAACTCCCACTTCGCAAGGAAAACAGCAAGGAGCTACAGCACTGGCAGCAATGGCAATGCCAATGGAAGCAGGAGCAGCATGACGTCGACAAAAAGTTGGCTGGGACCGTTGCTAATGCTCCTGCTGGCCACGTCCGTCAGCGGCTGGGGTCGGCAAGATG CGCCCACAAATTGCACGTTTCCGGCCCGATGGGAGGGCTCCTGGTTCCTGTCCGGCTATCAGCAATCCATACACATCAAAGGCTCCCAGTTCAGCTATCGAGGCAGGTGTGCTGCCTCCGATGGTAACAAATATCTGATTGTCGACGA GAAAGGATGTCATCGTTGCCTGGTTATCTATGAGAAGCATAAAAATGTGCTCCAATATAAAGAAAGTGAGTGCGAAGGTGATAGTATGTATATGCATCAGTCGAACCCATCTGCACTGGCGATGCGTAGCTCTAATAAACAAAGTGATCATAGGGGGGGAGCTCATCCCAATACGAACGGGCATTCAAGACTATCTTCATCGGATCAGTACATAATGAGATCCAATGACGATATGAATGATT ACTTTTGCAAGGGCCGTGAGACTTTACAGAATCTCTGCGACCAAATTCCGGGCGATGCCCTGCTCTACTCGCTTTTCCGGGAGAGCGCCGAGCCGGTCAAGTGTCCGCTCAAGG GCCCCTTCATCTTTACGTACAATCGAGGCCACGGGGAGTGCAAGTCGCCGGTGTCCAACATTGAGAGCTGCACCGAGGAGAGTCGCCTCCTGTTGAGCTTCCAGGCCTGTCCCGATGTCCAGGGCACCGAGAGTACGG TGGAGGAGCTGACGTGCCTGGCGACCTGGAAGGATGGCAACTCACGCTATTTGGTGGGCCTCGTCTCGCACCATCACGCCATTTCGAACGAGGAACGCTACCGCTGTTTTGTCTACGAGAAAATCTCCTCCCTGATGG GCGGCCCCAGTATGCTCAGCTCCAAGGATGCCGAATATAAGCTGGCCCAATCCGGCGACGCCACTTGCAATGGCTTAGACAGTGCCGAG GTCGGCTCCCGTATTATGTCGCTGCGAAAACCGCCTGTGGCCGAGCGCTGCGACTTTCCGGCCTGGTTCAAGGGTCCGCGTCACTGGCATGCCCTCATGGGCAATGCCGTCTACAATTATCATTCCAA CGACGGATCCGTGCACATTATTAAGCCCAACGGCTATATGGAGACACGTGCGCTCTGCGAGCAGATAAATAAACAGACCTCAACCGAAATGATGGCCGTGGTGCACTACACAACCGGGTG CCAATCGGGATTCATGTGCATGATGTTCTACCGCCGGGACACGTTCGTCATCGAGATTCAGACGGGCAAGCCGGCAATTCGCCTGGAGGATGCCTGTGCACCGGATCACTTTGACATCAACAAAATGGCCTACATCACCTTGTTAG CCAGCAATCCGGATTTGGCAATTTGTCCCATGGAGGGCATCTACACTTTGCGAGGCGCCATCGGGCCGCCGTATCTGGCGACGCGCCACAAGCGCAATCACAATGGGAAATCGCATCTGGGCCACGGACACCATCATCATGAGAGCGCCGACTCCGGCGGTTTCGGTCACAGGGG GCACAGTTCGCTGAGTTTTCGGAATTTGGAGCGCACTGAGCGCGGTTCATGGCATGGCAATACCCGAGGTCTTCAGGTCCGCAATCGCCGCAACGCACCCAAGGATCCGCAGGTGTTGGAGCATCATCATcagcaccaacagcagcagcaggctttGGTCCTTCAGAAGGTCAACAGCAGCGACACTAGTGTGGGATTTGTGGCCACCCGAAATCGGCGGGATGTGCCCGCCTGTGTGCCCAATTACAATGCCCAGCGACAGCTTTGGGTGGGCTGCACGGCGGAAAATCTGATCGATGTCAGTCCACTGTGCAGCGTAGAGGGCGAAGAGG AGTACTCCTGTCATGGGTCTTGGAGCGAAAACAGCACCTTCTACATCATCGCCCGGCACAAGGGCAGCAAGCACGGCGTCTGCCTGACCTACAAACCCACGGAGGGCACTGCAGCCAAGCTGGTTGTGGGGGATGCCTGCTACCGTGGAACCCAAAAGCCACCAGATCATCACCTCGTAGCCAACCTGTCTGTTTTGG GTAAATGCGGCGAAACTGGCTTCAGTTCCGGATCAACTCATCTGGCCAACTGGTTGCTTTTGATGGCGATGGGTGCGTGGATAATCCTACACAGCTGA
- the LOC6500043 gene encoding uncharacterized protein LOC6500043 isoform X4, which produces MNYNYNNKNNWSSRHNNNERIEQDTQQQMQAAVRTTGTSFSSSSSASARASFSHTSTTKTRAGTTSLIYLPPFCYPCKHVPAASTTRSKSRSRSKSRSQEESCRGVKGSSCCCRPGWEHKNYDKHASAATLTPATSAAVANSGPATATATMSSCSTTIAAALASRAGEFLQPGIQLPVAAAGHACTDLRQTSQLVMPSVAEAGGVLECGKRCWRRERMRRGERPSHASAASLAQVNPISTFAATMEVAATEVAPPETTPTTGARTTAHNSLTTTTTDTNRNLTTTARGTTGAVLPQDEKKEYDECRCFNYNGDISPERLSGITWLMFLWQHLLLLLLPGNGKGNGNGNNSHFARKTARSYSTGSNGNANGSRSSMTSTKSWLGPLLMLLLATSVSGWGRQDAPTNCTFPARWEGSWFLSGYQQSIHIKGSQFSYRGRCAASDGNKYLIVDEKGCHRCLVIYEKHKNVLQYKENFCKGRETLQNLCDQIPGDALLYSLFRESAEPVKCPLKGPFIFTYNRGHGECKSPVSNIESCTEESRLLLSFQACPDVQGTESTVEELTCLATWKDGNSRYLVGLVSHHHAISNEERYRCFVYEKISSLMGGPSMLSSKDAEYKLAQSGDATCNGLDSAEVGSRIMSLRKPPVAERCDFPAWFKGPRHWHALMGNAVYNYHSNDGSVHIIKPNGYMETRALCEQINKQTSTEMMAVVHYTTGCQSGFMCMMFYRRDTFVIEIQTGKPAIRLEDACAPDHFDINKMAYITLLASNPDLAICPMEGIYTLRGAIGPPYLATRHKRNHNGKSHLGHGHHHHESADSGGFGHRGHSSLSFRNLERTERGSWHGNTRGLQVRNRRNAPKDPQVLEHHHQHQQQQQALVLQKVNSSDTSVGFVATRNRRDVPACVPNYNAQRQLWVGCTAENLIDVSPLCSVEGEEEYSCHGSWSENSTFYIIARHKGSKHGVCLTYKPTEGTAAKLVVGDACYRGTQKPPDHHLVANLSVLGKCGETGFSSGSTHLANWLLLMAMGAWIILHS; this is translated from the exons ATGaactacaactacaacaacaaaaacaactggAGCTCCAGGCACAACAACAACGAAAGAATAGAACAG GACACGCAGCAACAAATGCAGGCAGCCGTCAGGACAACGGGCAccagcttcagctccagctccagcgcCAGCGCCAGGGCCAGCTTCAGCCACACGTCCACAACCAAGACGAGGGCAGGAACAACGTCGTTAATCTATTTACCGCCTTTCTGCTATCCTTGTAAGCATGTGCCTGCGGCCAGCACTACAAGGAGCAAGAGCAGAAGCCGGAGCAAAAGCAGAAGTCAGGAGGAGAGCTGTAGAGGAGTAAAAGGaagcagctgttgttgtcggCCTGGCTGGGAACACAAAAATTATGATAAACATGCTTCAGCGGCGACGTTGACACCAGCAACATCAGCTGCAGTCGCCAATTCAGGTCCTgcaacggcaacagcaacaatgtCCTCCTGCTCCACTACCATTGCCGCAGCATTGGCCTCTAGGGCTGGTGAATTCCTGCAGCCGGGAATTCAGTTACCCGTGGCCGCAGCGGGGCATGCCTGCACCGATCTCCGGCAGACGTCGCAATTAGTTATGCCCAGTGTTGCAGAAGCGGGTGGCGTCTTGGAATGCGGCAAGCGATGCTGGCGACGTGAGCGAATGCGGCGAGGCGAACGACCAAGTCATGCGTCTGCGGCTTCGCTGGCCCAGGTAAATCCAATCAGCACTTTCGCAGCAACAATGGAGGTGGCAGCAACAGAGGTGGCACCACCAgaaacaacaccaacaacaggAGCAAGAACAACCGCGCACAATTCGCTAACAACGACAACTACAGATACAAATAGAAACCTAACTACAACGGCAAGAGGCACCACTGGCGCAGTCCTGCCGCAAGATGAGAAGAAGGAGTATGATGAATGTAGGTGCTTTAACTATAACGGTGATATTAGTCCGGAGCGACTTTCCGGCATTAcgtggctgatgttcttgtgGCAgcatctgctgctgctgcttctgccgGGCAACGGCAAGGGCAACGGCAACGGAAACAACTCCCACTTCGCAAGGAAAACAGCAAGGAGCTACAGCACTGGCAGCAATGGCAATGCCAATGGAAGCAGGAGCAGCATGACGTCGACAAAAAGTTGGCTGGGACCGTTGCTAATGCTCCTGCTGGCCACGTCCGTCAGCGGCTGGGGTCGGCAAGATG CGCCCACAAATTGCACGTTTCCGGCCCGATGGGAGGGCTCCTGGTTCCTGTCCGGCTATCAGCAATCCATACACATCAAAGGCTCCCAGTTCAGCTATCGAGGCAGGTGTGCTGCCTCCGATGGTAACAAATATCTGATTGTCGACGA GAAAGGATGTCATCGTTGCCTGGTTATCTATGAGAAGCATAAAAATGTGCTCCAATATAAAGAAA ACTTTTGCAAGGGCCGTGAGACTTTACAGAATCTCTGCGACCAAATTCCGGGCGATGCCCTGCTCTACTCGCTTTTCCGGGAGAGCGCCGAGCCGGTCAAGTGTCCGCTCAAGG GCCCCTTCATCTTTACGTACAATCGAGGCCACGGGGAGTGCAAGTCGCCGGTGTCCAACATTGAGAGCTGCACCGAGGAGAGTCGCCTCCTGTTGAGCTTCCAGGCCTGTCCCGATGTCCAGGGCACCGAGAGTACGG TGGAGGAGCTGACGTGCCTGGCGACCTGGAAGGATGGCAACTCACGCTATTTGGTGGGCCTCGTCTCGCACCATCACGCCATTTCGAACGAGGAACGCTACCGCTGTTTTGTCTACGAGAAAATCTCCTCCCTGATGG GCGGCCCCAGTATGCTCAGCTCCAAGGATGCCGAATATAAGCTGGCCCAATCCGGCGACGCCACTTGCAATGGCTTAGACAGTGCCGAG GTCGGCTCCCGTATTATGTCGCTGCGAAAACCGCCTGTGGCCGAGCGCTGCGACTTTCCGGCCTGGTTCAAGGGTCCGCGTCACTGGCATGCCCTCATGGGCAATGCCGTCTACAATTATCATTCCAA CGACGGATCCGTGCACATTATTAAGCCCAACGGCTATATGGAGACACGTGCGCTCTGCGAGCAGATAAATAAACAGACCTCAACCGAAATGATGGCCGTGGTGCACTACACAACCGGGTG CCAATCGGGATTCATGTGCATGATGTTCTACCGCCGGGACACGTTCGTCATCGAGATTCAGACGGGCAAGCCGGCAATTCGCCTGGAGGATGCCTGTGCACCGGATCACTTTGACATCAACAAAATGGCCTACATCACCTTGTTAG CCAGCAATCCGGATTTGGCAATTTGTCCCATGGAGGGCATCTACACTTTGCGAGGCGCCATCGGGCCGCCGTATCTGGCGACGCGCCACAAGCGCAATCACAATGGGAAATCGCATCTGGGCCACGGACACCATCATCATGAGAGCGCCGACTCCGGCGGTTTCGGTCACAGGGG GCACAGTTCGCTGAGTTTTCGGAATTTGGAGCGCACTGAGCGCGGTTCATGGCATGGCAATACCCGAGGTCTTCAGGTCCGCAATCGCCGCAACGCACCCAAGGATCCGCAGGTGTTGGAGCATCATCATcagcaccaacagcagcagcaggctttGGTCCTTCAGAAGGTCAACAGCAGCGACACTAGTGTGGGATTTGTGGCCACCCGAAATCGGCGGGATGTGCCCGCCTGTGTGCCCAATTACAATGCCCAGCGACAGCTTTGGGTGGGCTGCACGGCGGAAAATCTGATCGATGTCAGTCCACTGTGCAGCGTAGAGGGCGAAGAGG AGTACTCCTGTCATGGGTCTTGGAGCGAAAACAGCACCTTCTACATCATCGCCCGGCACAAGGGCAGCAAGCACGGCGTCTGCCTGACCTACAAACCCACGGAGGGCACTGCAGCCAAGCTGGTTGTGGGGGATGCCTGCTACCGTGGAACCCAAAAGCCACCAGATCATCACCTCGTAGCCAACCTGTCTGTTTTGG GTAAATGCGGCGAAACTGGCTTCAGTTCCGGATCAACTCATCTGGCCAACTGGTTGCTTTTGATGGCGATGGGTGCGTGGATAATCCTACACAGCTGA